A genomic region of Metopolophium dirhodum isolate CAU chromosome 1, ASM1992520v1, whole genome shotgun sequence contains the following coding sequences:
- the LOC132949387 gene encoding TATA element modulatory factor-like yields the protein LQVAEQFPKQKANIRKNSFIMQKVKSKINTNLLKNENIPNKCVSDMDEAILRWEKLKSKSKVSGDGQEVATTGSHINSHKNVMKSDVNKKNVNLSKTNDLEPLKVEMEKMNNFMEQFNNKLNTVTMEMSNEKRSNIELMNSVTVVLDKNFELEQKILEGFSYKEKLDSTIMELENVVNEKIDLLKRLEEAEVALANAREKIHVLSEKSDDSEYVEKIKEIEDERLEWNTYQIQLENQIAEDHKALNRKEQYIKNQDYMIENLMQEKQNLEIRLNNPVVELKSHQSEKIEKYQNEIRQLSVIIADTKKTLVATKEFHKIEMSEMRDRLKELEKLVDTKNDLIYQQNMTLELMREITPSKNDIIR from the exons TTACAGGTAGCTGAACAATTCCCAAAACAGAAAGcaaatattcgaaaaaattcttttataatGCAAAAAgtcaaatcaaaaattaatacaaacttattaaaaaatgaaaatattccaaataaatGTGTATCAGATATGGATGAAG ctaTATTACGATGGGAGAAGCTAAAGTCAAAAAGTAAAGTGTCTGGCGATGGCCAGGAAGTTGCTACCACTGGG AGTCACATTAACAGTCACAAAAACGTGATGAAGTctgatgtaaataaaaaaaatgttaatttatcgAAGACCAATGACCTTGAGCCATTGAAGGTCGAAATGGAAAAGATGAACAATTTTATGGAAcagttcaataataaattaaatacagtcACGATGGAGATGTCAAATGAGAAACGTAGTAATATTGAGTTGATGAATTCGGTTACAGTGGTCTTGGATAAGAATTTTGAGTTGGAACAGAAAATACTTGAAGGATTTTCCTACAAAGAAAAACTGGATTCGACGATTATGGAATTAGAAAATGTCGTCAATGAAAAAATAGACCTTCTAAAACG TTTGGAAGAGGCGGAGGTTGCGTTAGCTAATGCGAGGGAAAAGATTCATGTCCTATCGGAAAAATCTGATGACAGTGAATACgttgaaaaaattaaggaaatagAAGATga gcgtTTAGAATGGAATACATATCAAATACAACTGGAGAATCAGATCGCCGAAGATCATAAAGCCTTGAACCGCAAAGAACAGTACATTAAAAACCAAGATTACATGATAGAAAACTTGATGCAAGAAAAACAGAATTTGGAAATACGGTTGAACAATCCTGTGGTAGAATTAAAATCGCATCAAtcagaaaaaatagaaaaatatcaaaacgaAATAAGACAACTTTCTGTAATTATAGCAGACACGAAGAAGACGTTGGTAGCAACCAAAGAGTTCCACAAAATAGAGATGTCGGAAAtgag GGATCGTCTTAAGGAATTGGAGAAATTAGTAgatacaaaaaacgatttaaTTTATCAGCAAAACATGACATTAGAATTGATGAGGGAAATAACTCCGTCAAAAAACGATATAATTCGATAA
- the LOC132936305 gene encoding actin-related protein 2/3 complex subunit 5-B — protein sequence MSENTRSSAFRKIDVDQFNENFKEDEQPENQSTTAIPDESEITTMINQGRFADALKSALKNAPLGSKNQQLRDNALNVVMKVLLATKLSQIDEVVAQLDVDMIDILMKYIYKGFEKSTEKKSSHLLMWHEKAYAIGGAGSIIRVLTDRKRV from the exons ATGTCTGAAAACACAAGAAGTTCGGCATTCAGAAAAATCGACGTCGATCAATTCAATGAGAATTTCAAAGAAGACGAACAACCTGAAAATCAATCGACAACTGCCATTCCAGATGAATCTGAAATTACAACGATGATTAACCA AGGTCGTTTTGCTGATGCTTTAAAATCTGCGTTGAAAAATGCACCTTTAGGATCAAAAAATCAACAATTAagg gaCAATGCCTTAAATGTTGTAATGAAAGTTCTTCTGGCCACCAAACTATCTCAAATAGATGAAGTTGTTGCTCAGTTAGATGTTGACATGATAGATATTCTTATGAAGTATATTTACAAAGGATTTGAAAAGTCAACTGAGAAAAAAAGCAGTCATCTTCTTATGTGGCATGAAAAAGCCTATGCGATTGGCGGAGCTGGTAGTATAATTAGAGTGCTAACTGACCGCAAAAGAGTGTAA
- the LOC132936384 gene encoding uncharacterized protein LOC132936384, whose product MDAMDTISSTANKLLKEFSLDNRYEVISLTAYEGKINIQENINNFLDKEFIECKSCKSERVITASIKNHLLIELLSLPTDLEASISISNLSDIGAIQNNYAGEVHLYLDDIPKTIKINDIYFLRGAIGFCGQDRWGLRVTTGHYKAFAYRSNDQWEVYDDLRDGISLNTKKKENIEMLLYSK is encoded by the exons atggatGCAATGGATACAATTTCATCAACAGCCAATAAGCTGTTAAAAG AATTTTCTTTAGACAATAGATATGAAGTAATATCATTGACTGCTTATGAGGGGAAAATAAACATTcaagaaaatattaacaacttCTTAGATAAGGAATTTATTGAGTGTAAAAGCTGCAAAAGTGAGAGAGTTATAACTGCCAGCATAAAAAACCATTTGTTGATAGAACTACTATCATTACCTACag ATCTAGAAGCATCAATAAGCATATCCAATCTGAGTGATATAGGAGCAATCCAAAACAATTATGCAGGAGAAGTCCATTTGTATTTAGATGATAttccaaaaacaataaaaattaatgatatttattttttgagagGAGCTATAGGGTTTTGTGGACAAGACCGGTGGGGATTAAGAGTGACCACAGGACACTATAAAGCGTTTGCATACAGATCAAATGACCAATGGGAAGTGTATGATGATCTCAGAGATGGCatatcattaaatacaaaaaagaaggaaaatattgaaatgctattgtattcaaaataa